GTGTGCTCCCATTGCAGATTTTATTAACTTTAATCTTAAGTCACCCTGTTAACACAAGCATCTCTCATGTTCAGTGGAGGTATGCTTTGTTACTCCGATATATAAGATCTTCCAAATTCCAGATTTATATTGCATTAATGAAGAGGAACtaccaagttatttttttttcccctctagagCAAAATATTACTTTAGTCATTAGAGATCCTTACTGTTCTTAAACAGGTCTAATTCAGACTGAGAGCACCCTAGACAAATAAATCAGAACTCTGGCCAGCTAGCACAGATTATCTTTGGATGTCATATTGCAATTACTAAATATTGTCCTAGGGGATTTAAGTGATGAAttcctttctaatttttttaagtatgcAACCTGAGTTATGCTATTTACCAATGCTATGAACTTGACTGtgatagttttattttaagaatggACTGTGTAGCGTCCATTAAAACTAGGTTAGTTAAGAAACATCATTTTAAGGAATAGGATTTTAACAGATTTCAGTTGCTACTTTTCAATAATACTGAGTTCTGTTGTCAAAGAGagactgatgtttttttcccctagtcTAGTCGGATGTCTTGTGTTGAATTACAGGTTTTACAGTGACgtacttttaaaagctttgttttaatgctgttaGGGCAGCTTTCCATACAACAGCTGGCTGGTTAGGCATAGGACTCACCAACTTAGGAAACACAACTGAGCctttttctctctaatttttCTTACAGACATAATGAAGCAGtgaagagaaactgaaggaaagaagtaCTGCATGTGTTAAAGatcagaaaactgtttctgaagTATTTGGGCAAACAAGTATATAAGTAGTAAAATCTAAAAAGGtaagacattttcctttttgtttgtttcttttatttagaaaatctCGTAACTAATTAACCTGTAAACCCTGAGTGGGTTTACAGGAGTGATTTTGTACATTAAGGAGGAAGGCAAAatctaaaacacttttttttttttaagggaattcTGAGTTTTGCCAAATTTTAATAGGCTTTTCCTTATAGGATTTTGATGAAGGTAGATTGCTTCTtagtttttcttcacaaaacgTTCAAATCAATTTAAAAGCTACTCAGTTTTATAAAATAGATCCTGTAGGAGAAGACGATAGCTTGTCATGATTTCAGGGCTATCATGAGGATaagttttggctttttttttttttatttatcataagtttgggcttttttctcccaaatattAAGTATTTCTCTAGGCATGTGGAGATTTCATGCTCTTCCCTCTGGAATGGAAGTCAACAACGAGTAGGGAAtcttaggtgttttttttgtttgttttgttgttttgtttttttcttccctccagtatgaaagcaacagaaagttATACGTAGTTCATAAATACAAAGTCTGCTGGCTGATACTACCACAGCTACTGGCTGTAAGTATCCTGTTTTGGAAGTTTGTTAGGCATTATATAAAAGgcatgaaaatggaaagcaaacacTTACTTTTGAACTTTTTTGCCAATTCTGCTTCAGGTAGGATTCAAGTAGAAACTATGTGTATCCCAGCGCCTGCTAGAGGTGTGTTTGGTAACAGTTGGGAACGTATCTGCtaaaatctttgctttcaaaatgcagagaatCTTGATATAAAATTGGGATGCTGTCCTCCACCAGTACAATCCTCAAATTCTCAGTTAATTCTTAAAGTCTCCGAAGTATGCAAGTGCTTGTGTTTTCGCCAGTAAAGTTCTGTATTCGGCTTAAGTTCTCTATATGTCTAGATTTTGCTTCCAGGCCTTTTGTGGATCTGGCCGTAGATAAAGGACGAAGAGGATGAAGgctgctttatttctctttgttgttttaatagGTTAAAAGTGTGTGGGAAGCATGGGTTATGATATCGAGCGTTTTGTTGGCTACGTTAACGAAGGGCTCTTATGCTCCATCTGCCGTGATGTGTTAGAAGATCCACTACAGGCTCCCTGTGAACACGCTTTCTGTACTGCTTGTATACACGGGTGGCTCGTTCATCACAGTAACTGTCCTGAAGACAGACAAGTGGTTGATGTGTCTATGCTACGACCTCTGTACAGGTATACAATGATCTCACTGTATGTTAAAATTGTATGAATTTAGGATTTTTCATCTCTTGTCATTTACTTTCACCCATTTTCTGTCTATGGCAGAAACTGATGACTTGCATGCAAGCaatttttatattcattataaCCACCTACCTTTGGAGGTATGAAGGTTTCAAAACGGAAAGAACACTTTCGTTCTCCACCTTTTTATATCTTGAGTGCTGATTATAGATGTGTGCCTGGATATTACTCTGTCTTCTACAGCACCAAAACTTTCCCAtatcttttcagagaaaagtgGGCAATGCAGTTCTTGAGAACGAACTGAACATTGTatatctgttgtttttcttttcagtcttacAATTAGTTCTCTTTTCTGTAATTCCTGCTATCATCAATACTCAGAGTTTCATCAGCAGACGCTGCTTGGTGTTTAACCCTTGCATTGTCTGATCTTGCTCGGATTAACAGTTACATTTAAAATCTTCAGCTGCAGGCATTAAATTAACTCCATTAGTActctcattatttttctcactAATGAGAGTTCACTGTATTGAACGTTGAAATATAATGTAGACAGTTCCATTTATACATTGTTCAAATTACACATTGGACAAAAAGCACTACATTGTTCAATTTTAGAGTTCAATTTATACATTGTTTAGTCTGTACTCACTGTGGCCAGTCTGCTTTGGCATGTTTATAAACACAAGCTAAAACTTAAATGACGAATAATTAGCCGAAGTGTTTGGTGATATCTGCAGAACTAATGAAAAGGCATAGTTGaattctttatttctgaattatttttttatatttgcacATTTGATTGTGGAGACTGAGTTTTCCATTAACATtcaattgtttattttaagcctGTTCCTTTCCAATATTGTCACttgaatgcttaaaaataaacaaatatggAAACTAATTATTCACAGGTTTTTCTAAtcaaaatttgaatttttagtttctcttcCCAAAGTAGACAATTCAATTTTTTCAATAACGATCACAGATTTAAGAACAACTCTTCTTTTGTATGTAGatatatgaaaaatgatttaaatcGTCTTCAGCTacactgcaaaaacagagaGTATGGCTGTGAAATGGTTTGTTCTTTAGAGTCTATCGACCGGCACGAACGGGAGTGTGAATACAGTCAGATACCGTGCTCCAATGCTGGTGAGTAACATTCAAAATCAAATCCTCTATATTCAGGAAAACATGTAATTGTCATCTTTCTGTCAACAGGATGGCAATAATGTCCATTCATTTCTAACCATATTCAAAACTTTAGCGTGACCTACTctttgcagaagtatttttaaagaaaatttattacCCTTTTATGGCCATCGTGATCATTAGCAGCAAATTCTTATCCAAGAACTAACCAAAGTGAATGAGAATAATTTAGACATCTCAAACTCTCAAAATTGAAAGACAAACTCATGCCTTCAcggaaaccaaaacaaatacagtaCTATAATAATACTAAGTTGGAATTCCATCGATGTAATAGCACCTACAGAAGTCAAATGTGTATAGGTCATAATTTATTAACAAAACAGCTAGTTGTCTGGTGCATGTGCAGCCACTCACTGTCTCTTGGTTttaacaaaaaagtattttggaaatgaGGATTTTTAACTAAATTTTTATTAGAATTGATATGTTGGTGTTAAggtctttaaaacaaaccaaagcttcccaaggaagaaatatattattaaaaagaaatgtactgTTAAATTTTTCCAGCTTATTCTATTCACAATGTTGCATGCTCCTAGAAAAACTTAATTTCTAATTAGTGATGTAAATCACTAGATTACTAGAATTTGCTAGAATTACTAGATTTACTAGATTAGATGATAAGGGCATAGTTAAGTCTGCCACTGTAATTAATTATGAGAAGATTAAGTTGCTAGTGTTGCTCCACTGGAAGTTACAACTTCTCTCAGTGACTATCGCAGATGCTTCAGATTAGAGACACAGTAAGACAGAGTTACAACATCTTGTCACTGCTATATGGCGTTCAAGGTGTGAGCGTTCTTAAATCTCTTGAATTCCTTTCTCAAGAGGGCATGAGAGTATATTTTGAGTACCTCAATTACAAATCATTACAGTTTTATTAATAAAGCTCTCCTAGAGGGCTCTCTTTTGCAGTTCTCTGGTATGGTTTGTTGGCAAGTTTCATTACTGTGttgtttcagttttcctgtatatatttttatccttAAAGTAAATGAAAGGAGCTATAACATATACTATAGCACACAGTGCCTCACAGATTAAAAGTTAAGACCATGAGTTTTAAAGTTTACTGTTAAATATAGCAAAAATTAATGTAGagtttatttctgcttctccacACTTTTAATTACTACCAATTTGCAAGGTTTATATCCTgccatttctgtgaaaatgtatCTAGTTTTGCAACAGATATTAAATGTTCAAACATGATTGCTCTTGCTTTATGTGGCCTAGTATGTTATTCATAGGACCAACCTATGGCTGGGAAGACAATCTCACCCACTGTTTTACTACCTGTCGTAGGaccatttttttgaaaatttatactttaaaaaaaaaattaaatcattcttCAATTCCAAACATTACAAGCTGCTGGTGTCTTAGCTTGCCATCAGTGTTGTTGTTGCTGAAGTTGGTTTAATGCCAGACCAGTGGCAGAAAACTTTACAAAAAGATACTCACTTCTTAATCGGTACTTTCAATTAAttgataaatgttttaataagaGTTTTTGAGAGTCTGTATTAATTCTAGTATGCGCGTTATAACTATTGAACTTAATATTCTAAAGACCttgctttttttcacttcttaaCAGATTCACAGTTGCTTACCTCAGGTTACTGCAGCTTACTTACTTAAGTGGTTatgttattaattattaaaatgtttgtgttgtaAGTGGTTGACTTCATCTTATTGTTCCCTGTTCAGGCTGTACAGTTCAGGTTGAGCGACGTAACCTTGATGTTCACTTGGCAGTGTGTGAATATCGGAGCCGTGAATGCCCCAACGGCTGTGGTTACACCATTCTCAGCGCAGAAGACACGCAGCATAACTGTGTAGCAGAGCTGAGAACCGAGCTAGAACTACTTCGGTACAAATCTGCTGTTTCTTTGGTGTTTGTGTTAGTCTGGGCCTAAAATCACTGCGTAAAGCGCTTCAAATACTAGCACTGGATGCTGGTATGTGTTAAATAGTCTGTTCATTAGTTGATACTGGTGGGCTAGGGTATTATTATTTGTCCATGCAGACTTTAAGTCCttactgttttgattttcttttgttgttatttcttgTCCAAGTTATTACAAATCCCAAAATACCATTGATTGCAGTTGAACACAGCTGTGAGCTGACTAAATAAAACGACAAAATACCTACCAAGAACCGGACTGAAgttaaaaactttatttttccgCTGGCCTGATATAGACCCAAGGTcacattattaaata
The genomic region above belongs to Cygnus atratus isolate AKBS03 ecotype Queensland, Australia chromosome 2, CAtr_DNAZoo_HiC_assembly, whole genome shotgun sequence and contains:
- the LOC118247990 gene encoding RING finger protein 151-like, which translates into the protein MGYDIERFVGYVNEGLLCSICRDVLEDPLQAPCEHAFCTACIHGWLVHHSNCPEDRQVVDVSMLRPLYRYMKNDLNRLQLHCKNREYGCEMVCSLESIDRHERECEYSQIPCSNAGCTVQVERRNLDVHLAVCEYRSRECPNGCGYTILSAEDTQHNCVAELRTELELLRSEMICRVEEAKHEMESRLDSQRRHMVQKESILQNEIEELKSQMSRMMSDVRSLMAAERQHRQELEQAELEKRELMELLRGLQKDCRLSTTEGSRKSANVRPLTRLESAKRKPREVTVI